A region of Pseudorasbora parva isolate DD20220531a chromosome 14, ASM2467924v1, whole genome shotgun sequence DNA encodes the following proteins:
- the LOC137039611 gene encoding uncharacterized protein — MAVWTEASEDELISMIQERPALYDITEKCYVNRVAKAEMWHEMANKLVISEKELKKRWDSLRTQYMRYKKPGPSGSSGAQKTGRQLWILTRLQFLEPHTKRKESTSNLTTREPLSESESCSPSDGTNSDTWIGTHEEPSFIDAELRPSTPLAESTICGAESTAKKKEHSINIQSRPPGKRRKVQDESSSEESTNLMRIIGRSLEKLASNENTGDAISAYSKHLEHRMRTLPPHVLPHFQHEVDTCFLKYLVGHNHALDASVSQYTNL; from the exons ATGGCTGTGTGGACCGAGGCAAGTGAGGACGAATTGATCAGCATGATCCAGGAAAGGCCGGCGTTGTATGACATTACAGAAAAATGTTATGTCAACCGTGTGGCGAAAGCTGAAATGTGGCATGAGATGGCAAATAAACTTGTCATATCAG AGAAAGAGCTCAAGAAGCGGTGGGATTCACTGCGAACCCAGTACATGCGCTACAAGAAACCTGGACCCTCAGGAAGTTCTGGAGCTCAGAAGACTGGCAGGCAGCTATGGATCCTGACCCGCCTGCAGTTTCTAGAGCCTCACACAAAAAGGAAGGAGAGCACCTCAAATCTAACTACCAGg GAGCCTTTGTCTGAAAGTGAATCCTGTTCACCCTCAGATGGTACCAACAGTGACACCTGGATTGGCACCCATGAGGAGCCCAGCTTCATTGACGCTGAGTTACGGCCCAGTACACCTTTGGCTGAATCTACCATCTGTGGAGCTGAGTCCACAGCCAAGAAAAAGGAGCACAGCATCAACATTCAATCAAGGCCTCCAGGAAAGCGCAGGAAGGTGCAAGATGAATCCTCCTCAGAGGAGTCCACAAACTTGATGCGGATCATCGGGCGAAGTCTAGAAAAGCTGGCATCAAATGAAAACACCGGTGATGCCATCTCCGCTTACTCCAAACATTTAGAACACAGAATGCGGACTTTGCCACCACATGTACTGCCACATTTCCAACACGAGGTTGATACGTGCTTTTTAAAGTATTTAGTGGGCCACAACCATGCACTGGATGCATCTGTCAGTCAGTATACAAACCTGTAA
- the LOC137039612 gene encoding uncharacterized protein, which produces MSDTLQMALTLSALGLLLVEEERKKRTRKIRRKRTRWVKPWIRQRQAQGAFANLCRELELAETSDFKNFARLFPMQFHMLKELISPIIQRRNTNYRDCISVGERLMITLRFLATGESFKSLSYQFRMGMSTIQLFIPETCAAIYQVLKEKYLKCPDTVEEWQQVATGFQAQWNFPNCLGALDGKHINIRPPPGTGSTFYNYKHTFSIVLMALVDSNYRFLYVDVGCNGRISDGGVFGGCSLQDALEKRTSNTPAPALLPESDQLSPYCIVADEAFPLKEYLMKPYPNRRLSAEQRIFNYRLSRARRVVENAFGILANRFRVFLTTMNIQSTGKVEDIVLACCALHNFLRTECGEVYMEGIDQEGLDHDTVPGRWRQDPGLQQASLPHKTNSTTHAKQLRNKLCQYFNSDIGAVPFQWGKI; this is translated from the exons ATGTCTGATACGTTGCAAATGGCATTGACGTTGTCAGCCCTTGGTCTTCTACTTGTGGAAGAGGAAAGGAAGAAGCGGACGCGAAAAATACGAAGAAAGCGCACTAGATGGGTGAAACCGTGGATACGCCAGAGACAGGCTCAAGGGGCTTTCGCGAACCTGTGTCGAGAGCTTGAGTTAGCTGAAACCTCCGATTTTAAAAATTTCGCTCGGCTTTTTCCTATGCAGTTTCACATGTTAAAGGAACTTATCAGTCCAATCATACAGAGAAGAAACACGAACTACCGGGATTGTATCTCCGTAGGGGAGCGCCTGATGATTACACTACGGTTCTTGGCAACAG GGGAAAGCTTCAAGAGCCTTTCTTACCAGTTCCGAATGGGAATGTCTACAATTCAGCTATTCATTCCTGAAACCTGTGCAGCAATCTATCAGGTCTTAAAAGAGAAATACCTTAAG tGCCCAGACACAGTAGAAGAGTGGCAACAAGTGGCGACTGGATTCCAGGCTCAGTGGAACTTCCCAAACTGCCTGGGTGCTCTGGATGGGAAGCACATCAACATCCGCCCCCCACCAGGAACGGGATCAACATTCTACAACTACAAGCATACATTTTCCATAGTTCTAATGGCACTGGTTGACAGCAATTACAGATTCCTGTATGTTGATGTGGGCTGCAATGGGCGTATTTCAGATGGTGGCGTGTTTGGTGGATGCTCCTTGCAGGATGCCTTGGAGAAAAGAACATCCAACACGCCTGCCCCTGCACTACTTCCGGAATCTGACCAGCTGTCCCCTTACTGCATTGTGGCAGATGAGGCATTTCCCTTGAAGGAGTACCTCATGAAGCCATATCCGAACCGCAGGCTATCTGCAGAGCAACGCATCTTCAATTACAGGCTTTCGCGAGCTCGAAGGGTGGTTGAAAATGCATTTGGCATCTTGGCAAATCGTTTTCGAGTCTTTCTAACCACCATGAATATTCAAAGCACTGGCAAAGTGGAGGacattgttttggcttgctGTGCTCTGCACAACTTTCTGCGTACAGAGTGCGGTGAAGTATACATGGAAGGAATCGACCAGGAAGGACTAGATCATGACACTGTCCCAGGAAGATGGAGACAAGACCCTGGCCTACAGCAGGCCTCTCTGCCACACAAAACCAACAGTACTACACATGCCAAACAGCTCAGGAATAAACTGTGCCAGTACTTTAACTCAGACATTGGTGCAGTGCCGTTTCAGTGGGGAAAAATATAA